In the Topomyia yanbarensis strain Yona2022 chromosome 3, ASM3024719v1, whole genome shotgun sequence genome, one interval contains:
- the LOC131692993 gene encoding uncharacterized protein LOC131692993: MSWMQRIRPLREEQSAANNRVELLTGKGGRGFRGGGSGSGGPPHDKGGCGNFHPDDRCCECGERGHYVRDYTKGRKRSRSRSPRSRSHELRAHSKNYSQSHESSANAVPDRTHRGRLTHSWSRSQTPRSATRSRFRSHCHNGGN, translated from the coding sequence ATGTCCTGGATGCAGAGGATTCGGCCATTACGGGAAGAACAATCTGCAGCAAACAATCGTGTCGAACTGCTTACCGGCAAGGGTGGTCGTGGTTTTCGCGGTGGTGGTAGTGGTAGTGGCGGACCACCGCATGACAAAGGAGGTTGTGGTAACTTCCATCCGGACGACAGATGCTGCGAGTGTGGAGAGCGAGGTCATTATGTCCGAGATTATACTAAAGGACGCAAGAGATCTCGGAGCCGCAGTCCACGTTCGCGCTCTCATGAGCTCCGAGCTCATTCCAAGAACTACAGCCAAAGCCATGAAAGTTCCGCGAACGCCGTACCCGATCGAACACACCGAGGAAGACTCACTCACTCCTGGAGCCGCTCGCAAACACCTCGCTCGGCAACCAGATCACGCTTCAGATCCCATTGTCACAATGGCGGCAACTAA